One window of the Candidatus Aegiribacteria sp. genome contains the following:
- a CDS encoding OsmC family protein, protein MAVSTAMWLGGLAFSVEQDGHRFVIDGSEEFGGEDKGPRPKNLLLTALIGCTGMDVVSILKKMKVENYTLTVSASGDYTEDHPRVFKFINIEYLFRGNKLPRKQIERAVSLSQDRYCGVSAIFRCSVQMNHKIVIENT, encoded by the coding sequence ATGGCTGTAAGCACTGCTATGTGGCTTGGAGGACTTGCATTCTCCGTTGAACAGGACGGTCACAGGTTTGTTATTGATGGCTCTGAGGAATTCGGCGGGGAAGATAAAGGTCCCAGGCCTAAAAACCTTCTTCTAACAGCACTGATCGGCTGCACCGGAATGGATGTTGTGTCCATTCTCAAGAAGATGAAGGTTGAGAACTATACTCTCACTGTCAGTGCCAGCGGTGACTATACTGAGGATCATCCCAGAGTTTTCAAATTCATAAACATTGAGTACCTCTTCAGGGGGAATAAACTACCGAGGAAGCAAATTGAAAGGGCTGTATCTCTTTCTCAGGACAGGTATTGCGGTGTATCAGCCATATTTCGATGCAGTGTTCAAATGAATCATAAGATCGTTATTGAGAATACCTGA
- a CDS encoding type 1 glutamine amidotransferase has translation MIHPPNVLILDYSVDRSEGPLFRRWLPDECESTTVFVYSREDIPDTGVFTHVMHTGSSLSICSDAEFYSKAERVILSCVENGIPQMGVCYGHQLLCRVLVGPSSVRKCNNGLEAGWRNAVITGTGLNIQGVRAISRVFQFHFDEVVVLPSGAEIIATSRHTGIQGFMDKARRILSLQFHPEFSRKDGNHLFFKERRLLEENGFDLATIQADGPNIDAGRVFFSYFMSSFQKSGEDQPYASTFRD, from the coding sequence ATGATTCATCCTCCAAATGTTCTTATTCTTGATTATTCGGTAGACCGTTCTGAAGGTCCTCTTTTCAGGCGCTGGCTTCCGGATGAATGCGAATCAACAACTGTATTCGTTTACTCTCGCGAGGATATTCCTGATACTGGTGTATTTACACATGTGATGCATACCGGTTCGAGCCTGTCTATCTGTTCTGATGCTGAATTCTATTCAAAGGCTGAAAGAGTCATTCTCTCCTGCGTGGAGAACGGAATACCGCAAATGGGTGTCTGCTACGGTCATCAGCTGCTCTGCAGGGTTCTGGTCGGCCCATCATCTGTAAGGAAATGTAATAATGGACTTGAAGCGGGTTGGAGGAATGCTGTAATAACAGGAACCGGATTGAATATCCAGGGTGTGAGAGCGATTTCGAGGGTTTTTCAGTTTCATTTTGATGAGGTTGTTGTTCTGCCGTCCGGTGCTGAAATAATTGCGACCAGCAGACATACTGGAATTCAGGGTTTCATGGATAAAGCCAGGAGAATTCTCAGCCTGCAATTTCATCCTGAATTCTCAAGGAAGGATGGGAATCATCTTTTCTTTAAGGAGAGAAGGCTCCTTGAAGAGAATGGTTTCGATCTTGCCACTATTCAAGCTGATGGACCGAACATAGATGCAGGAAGAGTATTTTTCAGTTATTTTATGAGTAGTTTTCAGAAAAGCGGAGAGGATCAACCTTATGCGAGTACTTTCAGAGATTGA
- a CDS encoding aminoacyl-histidine dipeptidase has protein sequence MRVLSEIEPGEIWFWFEEISRIPRPSGSEKEIADFLVDFAGKRNLPVKRDDVNNVLITSPGRGNAASHPSLVLQAHVDIVPEKTDDSSHIFTSDPIIPEIDGDWVTSKKTTLGADNGIGVALMLAVLDSDDISHPFLECLFTTDEERGLTGAAQLDSEWITSKRLINLDSEDEGVFTIGCAGGLDFTVSMNFDRTDVPAEYYRLEITGLRGGHSGMEINKNRGNAIRFLGRILHRICNHHNCLIADIEGGSKRNAIPRTAIAVISIQKQSVDAVRELIQRATIELKREYEGIEEGIETTLQSTATDRKPVSQEITIRIINLLLSMPHGVEKMSGVVPGLVETSVNMAIASMKEDRFILEFAARSPMDSAKQALAARAAAIAELAFCDFRAGSAYPGWMPDSNSALLTKIANIYREVTGNEPVIETIHAGLECGIIGDRIAGMEMISMGPNIRDVHIPGEKVSISSLQRFWIFFKSVMEFLD, from the coding sequence ATGCGAGTACTTTCAGAGATTGAACCAGGAGAAATATGGTTCTGGTTTGAGGAAATATCCCGAATTCCCAGACCTTCAGGCAGTGAAAAAGAGATAGCTGATTTTCTTGTTGACTTTGCAGGAAAAAGGAACCTTCCGGTGAAGCGGGACGATGTTAACAATGTTCTGATAACTTCACCCGGAAGGGGGAACGCAGCTTCTCATCCATCACTCGTTCTGCAGGCTCATGTGGATATAGTCCCTGAGAAAACCGATGACAGTTCACATATTTTTACCAGCGATCCCATTATTCCGGAAATTGACGGAGACTGGGTTACTTCAAAAAAGACTACTCTTGGCGCTGATAACGGAATCGGTGTAGCGCTGATGCTTGCAGTTCTCGATTCTGATGACATTTCACATCCTTTTCTGGAGTGTCTCTTCACAACAGATGAGGAAAGAGGTCTTACTGGTGCTGCTCAACTGGATTCCGAATGGATTACATCGAAGCGTCTCATCAATCTTGATTCTGAAGACGAAGGTGTTTTTACCATTGGCTGTGCCGGTGGGCTTGATTTCACAGTGTCCATGAATTTTGACCGGACGGATGTACCTGCGGAATACTATCGTCTTGAAATCACCGGACTCAGAGGTGGTCATTCCGGAATGGAGATCAATAAAAACCGGGGTAATGCAATACGGTTCCTTGGCAGAATTCTTCATAGAATCTGCAATCATCATAATTGTCTGATAGCTGATATAGAAGGCGGATCAAAAAGAAATGCCATTCCGAGAACCGCGATAGCTGTTATCTCAATTCAAAAACAGTCTGTTGATGCTGTCAGGGAATTAATTCAAAGGGCAACCATAGAACTGAAGAGAGAGTATGAAGGTATTGAAGAAGGTATCGAAACAACTCTTCAGTCCACCGCAACAGATAGAAAACCGGTTTCACAGGAGATCACTATCAGGATAATAAATCTGCTTCTCTCGATGCCTCACGGAGTTGAAAAAATGAGTGGAGTGGTTCCAGGACTTGTTGAAACCTCTGTAAACATGGCTATCGCTTCAATGAAAGAGGACAGATTTATTCTTGAATTCGCAGCAAGAAGCCCTATGGACAGCGCCAAACAGGCACTTGCCGCCAGAGCTGCAGCAATCGCTGAGCTTGCCTTCTGTGATTTCAGGGCAGGTTCCGCCTATCCCGGATGGATGCCCGATTCAAATTCCGCACTGCTGACAAAAATAGCAAATATCTATAGGGAAGTTACAGGCAATGAACCAGTTATAGAAACAATTCATGCCGGTCTCGAATGCGGGATTATCGGTGACAGGATTGCCGGAATGGAAATGATTTCCATGGGACCTAATATAAGAGATGTTCATATTCCAGGGGAGAAGGTCAGTATTTCATCGCTTCAGCGGTTCTGGATATTTTTCAAATCGGTAATGGAATTTCTTGATTAA